A region of Sphingobium baderi DNA encodes the following proteins:
- a CDS encoding SAM-dependent methyltransferase: MKIFDRVLKRLVSQGQLTVIYHDGSRSTVGTADPAFPALTLQFLDSRVPIDILKDPRLGMAEAYIEGRVIIEGGGIMELISLIRVNNAWENGKSISAKGPLKRGFKALRQTLWRANHRSRAKANVAHHYDLSGALYALFLDKDRQYSCAYWPDADNQAGISLEEAQEDKKAHIAAKLLLEPGMKVLDIGCGWGGMALYLHRTCGVDVTGITLSEEQLKVARQRAQDAGVSDHVRFELIDYRDMEGPFDRVVSVGMFEHVGTAHYRTFFNKCRDLLTPEGVMLIHTIGRMDGPGITDAFTQKYIFPGGYIPALSEMLIGSEGTRLMVTDVEVLRLHYGLTIREWYKRAMEHKEEIVALYDERFFRLWTFYLAGAATVFEHGSMVNFQVQYARNRRTLPITRDYMAQAEAGLRGR, encoded by the coding sequence ATGAAAATATTCGATCGGGTTCTCAAACGACTGGTTTCGCAAGGCCAGCTTACGGTCATCTATCATGACGGCTCTCGCAGCACGGTGGGAACGGCCGATCCAGCCTTTCCCGCGTTGACCCTTCAATTCCTCGATTCGCGCGTTCCCATCGATATATTGAAAGATCCGCGGCTCGGCATGGCGGAAGCCTATATTGAGGGGCGGGTCATCATCGAAGGTGGCGGGATCATGGAACTGATCTCCCTAATTCGCGTCAATAACGCTTGGGAAAACGGCAAATCGATCAGCGCCAAAGGGCCCTTGAAACGCGGTTTCAAGGCGCTTCGACAGACGCTCTGGCGCGCCAACCATCGTTCCCGCGCCAAAGCCAATGTCGCCCATCATTATGATTTGTCGGGCGCGCTTTATGCGCTCTTCCTCGACAAGGACCGGCAATATAGCTGCGCTTACTGGCCCGATGCCGACAATCAGGCGGGGATCAGCCTGGAAGAGGCGCAGGAAGACAAGAAAGCGCATATCGCTGCCAAGCTGCTGCTGGAACCGGGCATGAAGGTGCTGGACATCGGTTGTGGTTGGGGTGGCATGGCGCTCTATCTCCACCGCACCTGCGGCGTCGATGTGACCGGCATCACCCTATCCGAAGAACAGCTCAAGGTTGCGCGCCAGCGAGCACAGGATGCTGGCGTATCGGACCATGTCCGTTTCGAACTGATCGACTATCGCGATATGGAGGGGCCGTTCGATCGGGTTGTGTCCGTCGGCATGTTCGAACATGTGGGCACAGCGCATTACCGCACCTTCTTCAACAAATGCCGTGACCTGCTGACGCCTGAAGGGGTAATGCTGATCCACACCATCGGGCGGATGGACGGTCCCGGCATCACCGACGCCTTCACGCAAAAATATATCTTCCCTGGCGGATATATCCCAGCTTTGTCTGAAATGTTGATAGGCAGCGAGGGCACGCGTCTGATGGTGACGGACGTGGAGGTTCTGCGCCTGCATTACGGCCTTACGATCCGCGAATGGTATAAGCGGGCAATGGAGCACAAGGAAGAGATCGTCGCCCTGTATGACGAGCGGTTTTTCCGCCTGTGGACTTTCTATCTGGCGGGTGCCGCGACGGTGTTCGAGCATGGCAGCATGGTGAATTTTCAGGTCCAATATGCGCGTAACCGGCGCACCCTGCCGATCACCCGCGATTATATGGCGCAGGCCGAAGCAGGTCTGCGCGGGCGGTAG
- a CDS encoding DUF3297 family protein produces the protein MSDTPPDRLSTNPRSPHFNMEVLQRGIGIRFKERERKDVEEYCISEGWIRVAAGKTRDRHGNPLTIKLSGPVEAWFETAAEDTSETSGE, from the coding sequence ATGAGCGACACGCCCCCGGATCGTCTTTCGACCAACCCGCGCAGCCCCCATTTCAACATGGAAGTCCTGCAGCGCGGTATCGGCATCCGCTTCAAAGAGCGTGAACGGAAGGATGTCGAGGAATACTGCATTTCCGAAGGCTGGATTCGCGTCGCGGCGGGCAAGACCCGCGATCGTCATGGCAATCCGTTGACCATCAAACTGTCCGGGCCGGTCGAAGCCTGGTTTGAAACCGCTGCTGAAGACACATCTGAGACAAGCGGGGAATAA
- a CDS encoding CHAP domain-containing protein: MFRWIRWAVAMLLSGAMAAPALGTTPLQCVPYARIVSGVEIYGDALTWWAQAENQYQRGHRPRKGAVLAFRPAGPMALGHVAVVSHVMDARRILIRHANWSAPGAIEEDVMAVDVSPAGDWSEVRVWHSPTRRMGARINPTYGFIYGDREKLHPFTPNPAMGSSIRLASMDQDAWRDVQVPARAVFRPASNEARLQRTASNDMRDRRKSAHEPWLESDPRVMEYADATPASRSLGDIIADVKQEARMR, encoded by the coding sequence ATGTTTCGATGGATTCGTTGGGCGGTGGCGATGCTCCTGTCCGGCGCGATGGCTGCGCCCGCTCTGGGGACAACGCCTCTTCAATGCGTTCCCTATGCGCGCATCGTCTCCGGCGTGGAGATTTACGGCGACGCGCTGACATGGTGGGCACAGGCGGAAAACCAATATCAACGCGGGCATAGGCCGCGCAAAGGCGCAGTTCTCGCCTTCCGTCCGGCGGGGCCGATGGCGCTGGGGCATGTGGCGGTGGTCAGCCATGTGATGGACGCGCGACGTATCTTGATCCGCCATGCCAACTGGTCCGCTCCCGGAGCGATCGAGGAAGACGTGATGGCGGTGGACGTTTCCCCCGCCGGGGATTGGAGCGAGGTGCGCGTATGGCACAGTCCGACCCGCCGGATGGGTGCGCGGATCAATCCGACCTATGGTTTCATCTATGGCGACAGGGAAAAGCTGCATCCCTTCACGCCCAATCCGGCCATGGGGAGCAGCATCCGTTTGGCCAGCATGGATCAGGACGCATGGCGGGATGTTCAGGTGCCGGCGCGCGCGGTTTTCCGTCCTGCGTCGAATGAGGCGCGATTGCAGAGGACGGCATCGAACGATATGCGAGATCGGCGCAAATCCGCCCATGAGCCATGGCTTGAGAGCGATCCGCGCGTGATGGAATATGCCGATGCGACGCCCGCCTCGCGTTCGCTGGGCGACATTATCGCCGACGTGAAGCAGGAAGCGCGGATGCGCTGA
- a CDS encoding CHAP domain-containing protein: protein MIGGFRALFAAVMLALGALTVTPATAGVLQCVPYARQISGIQLYGNANTWWSQAQGRYDRGHEPRVGAVLAFSSSRAMPVGHVAMVSKVISDREVLLTHANWSYRGGIERNVRAIDVSPNNDWSDVRVWYGPIGKLGLRSNPARGFIYASPARDDTTGVQFASADRATAGSESAHGAY, encoded by the coding sequence ATGATCGGTGGTTTTCGCGCTCTGTTCGCAGCAGTGATGCTTGCGCTCGGCGCCCTGACCGTTACGCCTGCTACTGCCGGCGTACTTCAGTGCGTTCCCTATGCCCGTCAGATTTCCGGTATCCAACTTTATGGCAATGCCAACACCTGGTGGTCCCAAGCGCAGGGCCGCTATGATCGCGGACATGAACCACGCGTAGGCGCGGTTCTGGCCTTTTCATCCAGCCGCGCCATGCCTGTCGGCCATGTTGCGATGGTGAGCAAGGTCATCAGTGATCGGGAAGTGCTGCTGACCCACGCCAATTGGTCCTATCGTGGCGGGATCGAACGCAATGTCCGGGCCATCGACGTGTCGCCGAACAATGACTGGTCCGACGTGCGCGTATGGTACGGCCCCATCGGCAAGCTGGGCCTGCGTTCCAATCCGGCGCGCGGTTTCATCTATGCCAGCCCCGCGCGCGACGATACGACGGGCGTGCAGTTCGCTTCAGCCGATCGCGCCACTGCGGGCTCCGAATCCGCGCACGGTGCCTACTGA
- the recF gene encoding DNA replication/repair protein RecF (All proteins in this family for which functions are known are DNA-binding proteins that assist the filamentation of RecA onto DNA for the initiation of recombination or recombinational repair.): protein MIGRLTLSDFRNHADALIVPDHAFILLTGENGAGKTNILEAVSMLAPGRGLRGAALRDMAKQDGMGGFGIAAEVDGVMLGTGIVADTPDRRQVRIGGVASSANALADHLSIMWLTPAMDRLFMDSPGGRRRFLDRLTLALHPSHAAHSARYEAAMRARNRLLGDLRNADPLWLDALEAQMEEHGAALAAGRTDLITRLNTLLVDQSDAPFARPSLALQTEEESHDSLARRLSRERRRDAAAGRTLSGPHRQDLAVTHVAKGQAAALCSTGEQKALLLSILLVHAALVAASRGQPPVLLLDEVAAHLDPLRRSALFDRLRGMGAQVWMTGTESALFQDIDAATRLSITAGQLFRSAS from the coding sequence ATGATCGGCCGACTGACCCTAAGCGATTTCCGCAATCATGCGGACGCGCTGATCGTACCCGATCATGCATTCATCCTGCTGACCGGCGAAAATGGCGCGGGCAAGACGAACATCCTGGAAGCAGTGTCGATGCTGGCTCCGGGGCGCGGGCTGCGCGGGGCGGCTCTGCGCGACATGGCAAAACAGGACGGCATGGGGGGCTTCGGCATAGCGGCGGAGGTCGATGGCGTGATGCTGGGCACAGGAATCGTGGCCGACACGCCCGATCGACGACAGGTGAGGATCGGCGGGGTTGCCTCTTCCGCCAATGCGCTGGCAGATCATTTGTCAATCATGTGGCTAACGCCCGCAATGGATCGCCTGTTCATGGATAGCCCGGGCGGGCGGCGGCGGTTTCTGGACCGGCTGACCCTAGCGCTGCACCCCAGTCATGCCGCCCATAGCGCTCGCTATGAAGCGGCGATGCGGGCGCGTAACCGGCTGCTGGGCGATCTTAGAAACGCCGATCCGCTCTGGCTCGACGCGCTGGAAGCGCAGATGGAGGAGCATGGCGCCGCGCTGGCCGCCGGGCGCACCGATCTGATCACGCGGCTGAACACCTTGCTGGTGGATCAGTCCGACGCCCCCTTTGCCCGGCCATCACTCGCGCTCCAGACGGAAGAAGAAAGCCACGATTCGCTTGCCCGCCGCCTTAGCCGAGAGCGGCGGCGGGATGCCGCCGCTGGGCGCACATTGTCGGGGCCACACCGGCAGGATCTTGCCGTCACGCACGTCGCCAAGGGCCAGGCGGCAGCACTCTGCTCGACGGGTGAACAAAAAGCCTTGCTGCTCTCTATTCTGCTTGTCCACGCCGCTTTGGTGGCGGCTTCGCGCGGGCAGCCGCCGGTGCTGCTGCTCGACGAAGTGGCAGCCCATCTCGATCCGTTGCGTCGGAGCGCCTTGTTCGACCGGCTGCGCGGCATGGGCGCGCAGGTGTGGATGACCGGGACGGAAAGTGCGCTTTTCCAAGATATTGACGCAGCCACACGGCTGTCCATCACGGCTGGTCAGCTCTTTCGTTCCGCCAGCTAA
- a CDS encoding VOC family protein → MPVLGMGGLFFRSRDPDALASWYRQHLGVGAGCTSDPAAPPNEWVWQTLGGPMVFSPFNLDSDYFAADKNFMMNFRVSDLDGLLAHLRAARIEIITKDEWDDPAVGRFARIHDPEGNAIELWESPASSDKDN, encoded by the coding sequence ATGCCTGTATTGGGAATGGGCGGATTGTTCTTCCGATCGCGTGATCCCGACGCGCTGGCCTCATGGTATCGACAGCATCTGGGCGTTGGCGCTGGTTGCACGAGCGATCCTGCGGCACCGCCTAATGAATGGGTGTGGCAGACGCTGGGGGGACCGATGGTCTTTTCGCCGTTCAATCTGGACAGCGACTATTTCGCCGCCGACAAGAATTTCATGATGAATTTCCGTGTGAGCGATCTCGACGGCCTGCTCGCGCACTTGCGCGCCGCGCGGATAGAGATCATCACCAAGGATGAGTGGGACGATCCCGCGGTCGGCCGTTTCGCACGAATCCATGATCCGGAAGGTAACGCCATCGAATTGTGGGAGTCGCCCGCATCGTCAGATAAGGACAATTGA
- a CDS encoding peroxiredoxin: MMSATGATAALAVGAKAPDFTTRGAMAGKTFTLTLSHQLKRGPVVLYFFPKAFTPGCSAEAREFAEHIEDFKKAGATVIGMSTDPVDDLVAFSTKECAGKFAVASAGPGIVQGYDVALKMRPGMTDRTSYVIAPSGRIAFVHSEMNYSGHVQSTLAAVKAITGK; the protein is encoded by the coding sequence ATGATGAGCGCGACTGGCGCAACGGCGGCGCTGGCCGTTGGTGCGAAAGCGCCTGATTTCACCACGCGCGGCGCGATGGCGGGCAAGACCTTCACACTCACTCTATCGCACCAGTTGAAGCGCGGGCCGGTGGTGCTCTATTTCTTCCCCAAGGCGTTCACCCCTGGCTGCTCCGCCGAAGCCCGCGAGTTTGCCGAGCATATCGAGGACTTCAAGAAGGCTGGCGCCACAGTCATTGGCATGTCGACCGATCCGGTCGATGATCTGGTCGCCTTTTCCACCAAGGAGTGCGCTGGCAAATTCGCTGTGGCTTCCGCCGGGCCGGGGATCGTGCAGGGTTATGATGTGGCGCTCAAGATGCGGCCGGGCATGACCGACCGCACATCTTATGTTATCGCGCCGTCGGGCCGCATCGCCTTTGTCCATAGCGAGATGAATTATAGCGGCCATGTGCAAAGCACGCTGGCAGCGGTGAAGGCGATAACGGGGAAATAG
- a CDS encoding dienelactone hydrolase family protein has protein sequence MSQHPHDHSERLPEDRNWISSTGLNRRRLLIGGTFAAGFAAACRPVSSSAIQTSAQGLAEESVSIPTDDDFAMPAFVARPADTENAPVICVVHEIFGVHEWVRDICRRFAKAGYYAIAPDLFARHGDATKIPEIKQLVDTIVSKAPDTQVLADIDAAYAWAGSHGANGTRRGITGFCWGGRIVWLYAAHSPNLDAGVAFYGRLVSQKTALQPLSVIEEVTKLKAPVLGQYGALDKGIPLADVDAMRAALKQAGKSPPDEITVHPGADHGFMADYRPSYDEAAATAAWQATLGWFDRYVKEGK, from the coding sequence ATGAGCCAGCACCCCCATGATCATAGCGAGCGCCTGCCCGAAGACCGCAACTGGATCAGTTCCACGGGCCTGAACCGGCGGCGGCTGCTGATCGGCGGCACCTTCGCCGCGGGTTTCGCCGCGGCCTGCCGCCCCGTGTCCAGCAGCGCGATCCAGACCTCCGCGCAAGGGCTGGCCGAAGAAAGCGTGTCGATCCCTACCGATGACGACTTTGCCATGCCCGCCTTCGTCGCGCGCCCTGCCGACACGGAAAACGCCCCTGTCATCTGTGTCGTTCATGAGATTTTCGGCGTCCACGAATGGGTCCGCGACATATGCCGCCGCTTCGCAAAGGCCGGCTATTATGCGATCGCCCCCGACCTCTTCGCCCGCCACGGCGATGCGACGAAGATTCCCGAGATCAAGCAACTGGTGGACACCATCGTTTCCAAAGCCCCCGATACGCAGGTGCTGGCCGACATCGATGCGGCATATGCCTGGGCCGGTAGCCATGGCGCGAACGGAACGCGGCGCGGCATCACCGGCTTTTGCTGGGGTGGGCGGATCGTCTGGCTCTATGCGGCCCATAGCCCCAATCTGGATGCGGGAGTTGCTTTCTACGGCCGCCTCGTCAGCCAGAAAACAGCACTTCAGCCGCTAAGTGTGATCGAGGAAGTGACGAAACTGAAAGCCCCGGTGCTCGGTCAATATGGCGCGCTCGACAAGGGGATACCGTTGGCCGACGTGGATGCCATGCGCGCCGCGCTCAAGCAGGCGGGCAAGTCCCCGCCCGACGAAATCACCGTCCATCCCGGCGCGGACCATGGCTTCATGGCGGACTATCGTCCCAGCTATGACGAAGCCGCCGCCACAGCGGCATGGCAGGCAACGCTGGGCTGGTTCGACCGCTATGTGAAAGAGGGCAAGTGA
- a CDS encoding gamma-glutamylcyclotransferase family protein: MPAQLLFVYGTLRPAFGRPMALWFGTVARHKGKGSAKGALYRIADYPGFVPGPNGVVAGDVFELPDPTPVLAKLDIYEECSPDFLPPHEYRREMLAVDMPDGPVQAWVYVYARPTDGLERLENGDLSA; the protein is encoded by the coding sequence ATGCCTGCACAACTTCTCTTCGTCTATGGAACATTGCGCCCGGCTTTTGGCAGGCCGATGGCGCTCTGGTTCGGCACGGTCGCGCGGCACAAGGGAAAAGGAAGCGCGAAAGGAGCACTCTATCGCATTGCCGATTATCCGGGCTTCGTTCCCGGACCGAATGGCGTGGTGGCAGGCGATGTGTTCGAACTGCCCGATCCCACGCCGGTCCTTGCGAAACTGGACATCTATGAGGAATGTTCGCCGGACTTCCTGCCACCCCATGAATATCGCCGCGAAATGCTGGCGGTGGATATGCCGGACGGGCCGGTGCAGGCCTGGGTTTATGTCTATGCCCGCCCGACCGACGGGCTGGAACGCCTGGAAAATGGCGACCTGTCCGCCTGA
- a CDS encoding PspC domain-containing protein, translating to MNNSFTLDRRNGKIMGVCAGLSNRTGMDVTLIRVAVLLLTLCALGPVGVVAYLLAGWMAEG from the coding sequence ATGAACAACAGCTTCACTCTCGACCGCCGCAACGGAAAGATCATGGGCGTGTGCGCGGGTCTTTCCAACCGCACCGGCATGGATGTAACGCTGATCCGCGTCGCTGTGCTGCTGCTGACACTCTGTGCGCTTGGGCCGGTGGGCGTCGTTGCCTATCTGCTTGCAGGCTGGATGGCGGAAGGCTGA